AGATAGGAGCTTAGTTTTAATTGTAATTCATTTAAGAAAATGAATAGTTATTATTGAATAGCTTGGATAGAAGTTAATTCTAATGCATTTTCGTTGGCATCTTTAACTTTTTTATCAGTAGCTAATTTTACAGTAATTGTTTTTGCAATTTGTTCTGTAGTTAAGCCTTTAGTCAATTCAATTTTAACTTCTTTAACTGCTTTATCAGCAACACTAGAAGTTGTTTCTACAGCATTAGTTTCAGTACCAACAAATACTTGGAAAGCATCTGCATCTAAAGTTACTGCTTCAGAGAAAGTAAGTGTAATTTCATTTACTAAACCATCTTTAGTGTTTGTGAATTTAGCTGTTTGAACAGTTGGAGCAACATTTTCTTTCAATGTAAGAGTTTTAGTAGTTGTTTCCATTACTGCACCGTTTTTAGCAGCTACGTTAGCAATTGTTAAATCACGAGCACCGTCTAATTTGTTAGTACCTTTAGCTAAAGTTAATACAACAGTATTTGCTACACCTGCTGCATCATTTTTTAAGATTGCAGATTCGATTGTTAAGCCAGCGATTGCATAGTTTTCAACTTTAGTTGCCGAAGAACCTTCTACTGCTTTGTCGAATTCAACAGTAATTGTGTTGCTGTCTGTAGCCGTTACTTTTGCTACTGGTTTATCAGTAGTTGTTACAACACCGTCAACACCGCGTTTGAAAGATACTGTGAATGCTTCAGAAGTGTTAGCAGTTGTGTTAGTATCTGCTACTGCACCTTTAGCAAATTTCACTGTATAAGTTGCATCTTTAGCTAATGCTACAGCTTCTTTATCTCCAACTTTAAATTTAACATCCTTTAATGCAACTTCTAACTTAGTTTTATCTTTTGCATTTGGAGTTAATTTACCAGTAAATGCACCTGAAGTAGTTACATAATCTTTGTTTAATTCCGTAACTGTTGCATTTTCTAAAGAAGTTTCAGTTACTTCTTTATCAAAAGAAAGTACTAATTTTTCTTCTTTAGTTGCTTCGTCAACTACTACTTCAGATTTAACAAATTTAGGAGCAACTTTATCTGCTTTGAATTCTACTAATTTAGAGAATGCAGTTAGAGCTTCACCAGATAAATCAGTTACGTTATCAGTTGTAATATCAACTTTGTGTAACCCTTCTGTTAATGCTTTATCTAAAGTTACAACATATTTAGTTGAATCATTTTCGTCTTGTTTAACTGTTACTGTTGCACCAGCAATTTTAACGTTGTCTTTTGAGAATCCTAGAACTTCTTCAGAGAATTTTACTTCTACTTTGTCTAAACCTGTTGCAGTAACAGAAGAAACTACTGGAGCAACTCCATCTTTATCACCTTTAGTGAAAGTTACTGAAGTTGGGTTAGGGCTAACTAAGTTGCCAACAATGTCAGTAGCGCCGATTACTGTAGCAGTAATTTCCGCACCTGCTTTAACTTTTGCATCATCGATAGTGAAAAGAACAGCAGCATCACCTGAAGCTTCAGCT
This window of the Solibacillus isronensis genome carries:
- a CDS encoding S-layer homology domain-containing protein, which gives rise to MANQPKKYTKFVAAAATATLVASAIVPVASAAGFSDVADTNSHAVNINALAEAGIIGGYPDGTFKPNQELTRGQVVKMLGKWVEKQGFEIPADYATKARFTDLAADAKDQELVKYAALVFDTGVFAGSNGALNAGGKITRENMALVLDRAFKAINDTTLVEVAAEIEDVKVADLNTAKAEAREAIQALRNLGISGVENFMPKNSVTRAQFASFLNKTINTDAVVELTVKEAKAVDANTVEVTLSDDKKHTIKLEKALEANVATEVTFKIEEKEYTATVTYVVEAPVVKALNAAQVEVTFGEAVDKATVIGDKDVVKNVTLTSLDDKKVTETKAVLSKDGKILTITALNGQVFEGRYDIKIENVKNTAGKEIEKFEAKNMDFGKDKTAPVITGTEKVNATQVKVNFSEPLKSIGNWTFADAEGKTVNVKAEASGDAAVLFTIDDAKVKAGAEITATVIGATDIVGNLVSPNPTSVTFTKGDKDGVAPVVSSVTATGLDKVEVKFSEEVLGFSKDNVKIAGATVTVKQDENDSTKYVVTLDKALTEGLHKVDITTDNVTDLSGEALTAFSKLVEFKADKVAPKFVKSEVVVDEATKEEKLVLSFDKEVTETSLENATVTELNKDYVTTSGAFTGKLTPNAKDKTKLEVALKDVKFKVGDKEAVALAKDATYTVKFAKGAVADTNTTANTSEAFTVSFKRGVDGVVTTTDKPVAKVTATDSNTITVEFDKAVEGSSATKVENYAIAGLTIESAILKNDAAGVANTVVLTLAKGTNKLDGARDLTIANVAAKNGAVMETTTKTLTLKENVAPTVQTAKFTNTKDGLVNEITLTFSEAVTLDADAFQVFVGTETNAVETTSSVADKAVKEVKIELTKGLTTEQIAKTITVKLATDKKVKDANENALELTSIQAIQ